From Pelagicoccus sp. SDUM812003:
TTCGCGGGATTGGCGGTTCCATCGTCCGCTGGGCTGCTGGAAGTCGGCCGACTGCAGTTCGATCTGACAGAGGAACCCCGCAGCGGAGAGCTCTGGTACGAGATTGCCGTCACGGTGGAAGCGCGTCGAGGGGAAGGGGATCTGCTGGGAAAACGATTCACCGACAGCGTCGAGGTGGCCTGCTCGCTGGCGTTCGAGGTGGAACGGGAGGGCGAGAGGGGCTTCGCGTTCTATCGGGCTGAGCTGGAGTGGGTGACGATCGACGAGGGTCGTCACGTGGCCCGTTTCTATCTGCCGCCGGAGGTGGTGGAGCGGGACAGGCTTCGGGGCGCTCCCCACAGCTTTCAGATTCGCCTGCAGGCCGAAGGGCAGGATCCGGTCTGGTTCTGGTCGGACTCGCTGGAGCGGGAGGCGAGCAGGGAACGGTTTCTGACCCTGCTCGAGGTGGAAGCTTCTCGAAACGCGGGAATCCTGAGAAGCCAGCGGCTCACTCCGTTCGCCTGGCTCTATCCCGAATCCACTCCCACGGAGCGCTTCACGTCGATTCGCTGAGAGGACGGCGCCCTGTCCGCGGAGGCTGGGCCTCCCCCCGCGTAAGTCCAAGCTGCAGATGGTTTTATCTTGTAATAGGCACTTGTTAAAAAAGAATGAAGCCCTGTCTTCGGTATGCCTTCCTCCAACTTTCTAGCCATTAGCTGTGGCGCTCGCCATCTGTGTTCGGTTCATCTGAAGATGAATCCCAGCGGGCGATGCGAGCTACTGGATTATCAGGTGGACCTGGTCGATTTCTCCTCGAACGATCCGCTGCTGTGGTTGAAAGCCACATCGTCCCACTTGGATTCGGTGGCCTTGCGCTTTGGCAACGACATGCCGGCTGGGTTCGTCATCCCGGGACATGTGGCCTTGTCGAAATACCTGAAGATTCCCCAGGTCGCGTCTGGCAAGCGTGACAAGATCGTGGCTTTCGAAGCCCGGCAAAACATCCCTTATCCCATCGCGGAAGTGACCTGGAACCACGCTGTGGTGGAGGAGGACAGCCTGGATTTCGAAGTGTTGATCGGGGCGACTCGTACTGAGATCGTCGATACGATCGCTCGCTACGCCAGGGACTCCGAAATCGATCTCCGGTGCATCGAGCCATCCAACGCGGCCCTGATAAACGGGTTTCGCTACAACTACGCGGATCAAGACGGGTGTTCGATGCTGCTCTCGATCGGTGCCAAGTCCACCGACATCATCTTCGTGGAAAAAGGGCGCTACCATTCGCGCAACGTGCCCTTCGGCGGGCAAGGCTTGAGCGTCGATATCGCGGAATCGCTGAACGTGCCGATGAGCGAGGGGGAACGCGTCAAGCTTTCCGCGATCGCGGGAGAGGCGCTTTCGACCGAGGAATTCTCCGCCTTCGAGGCGGCTCAGCGAGGTTTTTTCAATCGGCTGGTCACGGAGATCACGCGCACCTCTGCGGTGGTGAGACGCCAGGGGTTCGCCTTCGAGCCGAGCTCCTGCTTTCTGACCGGTGGCGGAGCCCAGCTCCCGGAGCTGATGAATCTGCTCGAAGCTCGATTGCGATATCCAGTTCGCAACTACGAACCGTTTCGCAAAATAGATGTATCCGATGAAAGAATACAAGGAACGCTTGAGTCGGATGCTCATTTTCTATCCGACGTCGTGGGGTTGGGCGTGGGGCGCTTTCTTCCCGATTCCATCAGCCTGGATCTGACACCTCGCAGCATCGTCTGGCAGCGAAAGTTCCGCCGGCAGCAGCCGTTTTTTCTACTGGCCGGACTGGTCGCTTGCGGAGCCATCGGACTGCCCATATTCAACGCAGCCTTGGAGATCCGGACCTACGAGCAGGAGCTTCAGAATCTGGACGTTCAAGTGAGTCCGTTGAGCCGCCTCAATCAGCAGATCTTCGAGCGCTCCGCTGAGATCAGGCGTTTGAAGGAAGCGATCGAGAAGTCGGCCACGCTCGCTGAAACCCGCCTGAGCTGGATGGTGTTGCTGAACGACTTGCAGGATCGCCTGCTGCAGGTGGAGGATGTCTGGCTGGATAAGCTGCGGCTCGATCGGCCGGAGCCGCTCGCCCCGACCGGCAACGGTCGTGTCCGTGTCC
This genomic window contains:
- the pilM gene encoding pilus assembly protein PilM, encoding MPSSNFLAISCGARHLCSVHLKMNPSGRCELLDYQVDLVDFSSNDPLLWLKATSSHLDSVALRFGNDMPAGFVIPGHVALSKYLKIPQVASGKRDKIVAFEARQNIPYPIAEVTWNHAVVEEDSLDFEVLIGATRTEIVDTIARYARDSEIDLRCIEPSNAALINGFRYNYADQDGCSMLLSIGAKSTDIIFVEKGRYHSRNVPFGGQGLSVDIAESLNVPMSEGERVKLSAIAGEALSTEEFSAFEAAQRGFFNRLVTEITRTSAVVRRQGFAFEPSSCFLTGGGAQLPELMNLLEARLRYPVRNYEPFRKIDVSDERIQGTLESDAHFLSDVVGLGVGRFLPDSISLDLTPRSIVWQRKFRRQQPFFLLAGLVACGAIGLPIFNAALEIRTYEQELQNLDVQVSPLSRLNQQIFERSAEIRRLKEAIEKSATLAETRLSWMVLLNDLQDRLLQVEDVWLDKLRLDRPEPLAPTGNGRVRVQSTDTKTRLRLQGRLIDVYNPVSSVSPDSYERVKALLENFRGSEFVESLEDERFDYSVPGILAFDFTLVIDEEVSL